From Polynucleobacter difficilis, a single genomic window includes:
- a CDS encoding oxygenase MpaB family protein, giving the protein MVDLFIQQMVRQLVGGSGPPTAFLTPAGDPGLLGPDSMPWEVHADFMSMMIGGISSLVMQALHPGALAGVWDHSSFRTDLQGRLGRTAFFIAATTYGPTAMANQMIDKVNRIHGHITGTDEFGMPYSASDPHLLNWVHLTETSSFMRAYLRYRNPQLASVDIDRYFVEMRLIGNRLGAIDLPDNALATDQAIAAYLPELHYGERARAIVTLLDEYPSSLHSRPFVRLVSKAGFLNLPDWAYPLIGRKVPSAFERSAVESAINLIAKPVRKALQNGVAAHSYRRIYGLNSNKGKTHAAQH; this is encoded by the coding sequence ATGGTGGATCTCTTTATTCAGCAAATGGTGCGTCAGTTAGTTGGTGGAAGCGGCCCACCCACTGCTTTCCTTACCCCTGCTGGCGATCCTGGTCTGCTGGGTCCGGACTCCATGCCATGGGAAGTGCATGCTGATTTCATGTCCATGATGATCGGCGGCATTTCATCACTGGTAATGCAAGCATTGCATCCCGGTGCGCTCGCCGGGGTCTGGGACCATTCGAGTTTTCGCACCGACTTACAAGGTCGTCTTGGTCGCACTGCTTTTTTTATTGCCGCCACCACCTATGGTCCGACCGCAATGGCCAATCAGATGATTGATAAGGTCAATCGGATCCATGGGCACATCACAGGTACCGATGAATTTGGAATGCCGTACAGCGCCAGCGATCCGCATTTATTAAATTGGGTTCACCTGACAGAAACCAGTAGCTTTATGCGCGCCTATCTGCGTTACCGTAATCCTCAACTAGCAAGCGTAGATATCGATCGCTACTTTGTTGAAATGCGCCTCATTGGAAATAGGCTCGGTGCCATCGATTTGCCGGATAACGCCCTTGCGACAGATCAGGCCATTGCTGCCTATCTGCCCGAGCTGCATTACGGCGAGCGGGCTCGCGCAATCGTCACATTGCTGGATGAATACCCCAGCAGTCTGCATTCACGGCCGTTTGTACGGCTCGTCAGTAAAGCCGGTTTCCTCAACTTACCCGACTGGGCATATCCCCTCATCGGTCGCAAAGTCCCGTCGGCGTTTGAGCGCAGCGCTGTTGAATCGGCCATTAACTTAATCGCAAAACCGGTCCGCAAGGCATTGCAAAATGGAGTTGCTGCCCACTCCTACCGCCGTATTTATGGACTTAATTCCAATAAAGGAAAAACCCATGCTGCCCAACATTAG
- a CDS encoding glutathione peroxidase encodes MLPNISLTRLNGETEQMSDYAGKVLLIVNVASRCGFTNQYAGLQNIYAQFQDRGFEVLGFPCNQFGGQEPGSATEIEQFCSTRYQTTFPLFEKTDVNGENAHPLYKYIKHAAPGILGTEAIKWNFTKFLVDRQGQVVRRYGSADDPASIAGDIQKILQSPE; translated from the coding sequence ATGCTGCCCAACATTAGCCTCACGCGCCTAAATGGCGAAACCGAACAGATGAGCGATTACGCCGGCAAGGTTCTACTGATCGTGAATGTAGCCAGTCGCTGCGGCTTCACCAACCAGTATGCTGGTCTTCAAAACATCTATGCGCAGTTTCAGGATCGTGGATTTGAAGTACTTGGCTTTCCCTGCAATCAGTTTGGCGGACAGGAACCGGGTAGCGCTACTGAAATCGAGCAATTTTGTAGCACGCGCTATCAGACTACTTTCCCGCTGTTTGAAAAAACCGATGTCAATGGCGAGAATGCCCATCCCCTATACAAATACATTAAGCATGCTGCTCCGGGGATTTTGGGAACTGAAGCCATCAAGTGGAATTTCACGAAGTTTTTGGTCGATCGCCAGGGTCAGGTTGTTCGCCGCTATGGCTCTGCAGACGATCCTGCCAGCATTGCAGGCGACATCCAAAAGATCCTCCAAAGCCCAGAATAA
- a CDS encoding NAD(P)/FAD-dependent oxidoreductase — protein MALILPRIEEKSQVAVIGAGLAGLSCASALAQAGMQVQVFEKSRGVAGRMSTRKGDGWQCDHGARYFTARDPAFQNQLAIWLEQGAASQWHTPIGVYENQTWQSSKPSDPRYVGTPWMTSPAHHLAKSLDVHHSHTITQINRAPHQWQLHTAEHGLLEYKPNWVILAVPAPQALLLTQKIDPAITALYGQAKTEGCWTMMLRFNEVIAMPFEAAFINDGILSWAARNNAKPERTGEEVWVIHGQSQWSQDQIDADPQTIAPQMIAAFIAIGGKAPAECAIHRWRYASSDPAYQPRFHCNSEQGIAYCGDWLHGGRVEGAWLSGHALANAIIATH, from the coding sequence ATGGCATTGATTCTACCTAGGATAGAGGAAAAAAGTCAGGTCGCTGTCATCGGCGCTGGCTTAGCTGGCCTCAGCTGCGCGAGCGCTTTAGCCCAAGCAGGCATGCAGGTTCAGGTATTTGAAAAAAGTCGGGGCGTTGCTGGACGCATGAGCACACGCAAGGGCGATGGCTGGCAATGTGACCATGGTGCGCGCTACTTTACTGCGCGCGATCCCGCCTTTCAGAATCAACTGGCAATCTGGTTGGAGCAGGGAGCGGCTTCGCAATGGCATACCCCGATTGGGGTTTATGAAAACCAAACCTGGCAAAGCAGCAAACCTTCTGATCCCCGCTATGTGGGCACGCCGTGGATGACCTCGCCGGCCCACCATTTGGCAAAGTCCCTTGACGTCCATCACAGCCACACCATCACGCAAATCAATCGAGCTCCACACCAGTGGCAATTGCATACTGCGGAACATGGACTGCTGGAGTACAAACCCAATTGGGTCATTTTGGCGGTGCCAGCGCCACAAGCACTTCTACTCACCCAAAAAATCGATCCTGCTATTACCGCATTGTATGGCCAAGCAAAAACCGAAGGGTGCTGGACCATGATGCTGCGCTTTAATGAAGTGATCGCCATGCCGTTTGAAGCCGCCTTTATCAATGATGGCATTCTGAGCTGGGCGGCGCGCAATAATGCAAAACCCGAGCGCACTGGCGAAGAGGTGTGGGTGATTCATGGTCAATCGCAATGGAGCCAAGATCAGATTGACGCCGACCCGCAGACCATTGCCCCACAAATGATTGCAGCGTTTATCGCCATTGGTGGCAAGGCTCCAGCAGAGTGTGCGATCCATCGCTGGCGCTATGCCAGCAGTGACCCTGCGTACCAGCCCCGCTTCCATTGCAATTCAGAGCAAGGTATTGCCTATTGCGGAGACTGGCTGCATGGCGGTCGCGTAGAAGGTGCATGGCTCAGCGGCCACGCATTGGCAAATGCCATCATTGCCACGCATTAA
- a CDS encoding histone deacetylase family protein: MKAFYTDHFVLPLPEGHRFPMQKYRLLREAIATHPQINLIEAPVATDTQLLYAHTPSYIQKVVAGELSDQEQRAIGFPWSDRMVERSRRSVGATIAACQSALVDGVAVNLAGGTHHAYRDHGGGFCVFNDAAVAARVLQKIQGSDFRVAIIDLDVHQGNGTAAILKNDHGIFTLSLHGENNFPFQKEESNLDLALPDGCGDDLYLDTLSNALHVVQTQFDPQFIIYLAGADPHEHDRLGKLSLTKEGMRERDQQVYNWAAVNALPVAIAMAGGYGKDMKLTVEIHAQTILSALCLDQSPSHNAR, translated from the coding sequence GTGAAGGCGTTTTACACCGACCACTTTGTTCTGCCATTGCCAGAAGGCCATCGCTTTCCCATGCAGAAGTACCGCTTACTGAGGGAAGCCATTGCGACACATCCCCAGATTAATTTAATCGAAGCACCAGTTGCCACCGATACTCAATTGCTCTATGCCCATACGCCGAGCTACATTCAAAAAGTAGTTGCCGGTGAACTGAGCGATCAAGAGCAGCGTGCCATCGGCTTTCCGTGGAGCGACCGCATGGTTGAGCGCTCTAGGCGATCGGTTGGCGCTACCATTGCGGCATGTCAGTCGGCCCTAGTCGATGGAGTGGCTGTTAATTTAGCTGGCGGTACGCACCATGCCTACCGCGACCATGGTGGTGGTTTTTGTGTATTTAACGACGCCGCTGTTGCTGCACGCGTGTTGCAAAAAATCCAAGGGAGTGATTTTCGGGTGGCCATCATTGACTTAGATGTGCACCAAGGCAACGGCACTGCCGCTATCCTAAAAAACGATCACGGTATTTTTACCTTGTCCCTGCACGGTGAAAATAATTTTCCGTTTCAGAAAGAGGAAAGCAATTTGGATTTAGCGCTACCCGATGGGTGTGGTGATGACCTGTACTTAGATACTTTAAGCAATGCGCTGCATGTCGTTCAGACTCAATTTGATCCCCAGTTCATCATCTACCTTGCCGGCGCTGATCCCCATGAACATGACCGCTTAGGTAAGCTCAGCCTAACAAAAGAAGGGATGCGCGAACGCGATCAACAGGTCTACAACTGGGCTGCAGTGAATGCCCTACCAGTCGCCATTGCAATGGCAGGCGGCTATGGCAAAGACATGAAACTTACTGTCGAGATCCATGCACAAACCATCTTATCTGCTTTGTGCCTTGATCAGTCGCCCAGCCACAATGCGCGGTAA
- a CDS encoding DASH family cryptochrome, giving the protein MNTALYWFRSDLRLIDNPNFLSACKASDHLLPIYVHAPQESLIWGFERISQHRQQFLRDALNDLQQQLERLGSDLLELQVPQASSSSAVDLVINAAHHHGIKTIYCEVIEAPEEMQAITALRQAGLTVHAELESTMIAVNNLPFAPDAMPDQFTQFRNAIEKAKYLFAEPVLAPSHIPPLPEGFNRSGLIPGAQTPIRAESLIQRTGHPHSSFPHYRESCRGGTTAAIAHLRQYLERALPHSYKATRNQLHGLDYSSKLSPWLALGCISARSIMQALKQFESEQGANEGSYWLWFELLWRDYFRVLHLKYGNQLYCASGLNQSEKPIHNARGFEHWCSGTTGESIVDAGMRELKATGYLSNRLRQVVASYLIYDLHSDWRAGAAWFESQLLDYDVYSNQGNWLYIAGRGTDPRGGRRFNPQKQAQDHDANGSYRALWLGD; this is encoded by the coding sequence GTGAATACAGCCCTTTATTGGTTTCGGTCCGACCTACGGCTGATAGACAACCCTAACTTTTTATCCGCATGCAAGGCTTCGGATCATCTACTGCCGATTTATGTCCATGCACCCCAAGAATCGCTTATCTGGGGCTTTGAACGGATTAGCCAACACCGCCAGCAGTTTTTGCGCGATGCACTCAATGATCTGCAACAGCAGCTAGAGCGGCTTGGATCGGATTTACTGGAGTTGCAAGTGCCCCAGGCTAGCTCCAGCAGTGCCGTTGATCTCGTCATCAATGCAGCGCATCACCACGGTATTAAAACGATCTACTGTGAGGTGATTGAGGCGCCCGAGGAAATGCAGGCCATTACTGCATTAAGGCAGGCCGGACTCACCGTACATGCCGAGCTTGAGTCAACCATGATTGCCGTAAATAATTTGCCATTTGCGCCTGATGCAATGCCAGATCAATTTACGCAGTTTCGCAATGCAATCGAAAAAGCAAAATACCTTTTTGCCGAGCCAGTTCTAGCTCCAAGCCATATTCCGCCGCTACCTGAGGGCTTTAATCGATCGGGCTTGATTCCAGGTGCGCAGACCCCAATTCGAGCTGAGTCTCTAATTCAACGCACGGGCCATCCACACAGTTCCTTCCCGCATTATCGAGAATCCTGCCGTGGCGGCACAACTGCTGCAATAGCCCATCTACGGCAATATCTAGAGCGCGCACTGCCGCACTCGTATAAGGCAACCCGCAATCAATTGCACGGCCTCGATTATTCGAGCAAGCTATCCCCATGGCTTGCCTTGGGTTGTATTTCAGCGCGCAGTATCATGCAAGCGTTAAAGCAGTTTGAGTCAGAGCAAGGAGCCAATGAGGGAAGCTATTGGCTTTGGTTTGAGCTACTCTGGCGTGATTATTTCCGCGTACTCCATCTTAAATACGGAAATCAGTTGTATTGTGCAAGCGGTCTAAATCAGTCAGAAAAGCCGATACACAATGCCCGTGGTTTTGAACATTGGTGTTCTGGCACCACAGGAGAATCGATTGTGGATGCCGGCATGCGTGAGCTCAAAGCAACGGGCTATCTATCGAATCGCTTGCGCCAAGTGGTGGCGAGTTATTTGATCTATGACTTGCATTCGGATTGGCGTGCAGGCGCCGCTTGGTTTGAGTCGCAACTACTGGATTACGATGTGTATAGCAATCAAGGCAATTGGCTCTACATTGCTGGTAGGGGCACTGATCCGCGGGGTGGGCGACGCTTTAATCCGCAGAAACAAGCCCAAGACCACGACGCCAATGGCAGTTACCGCGCATTGTGGCTGGGCGACTGA
- a CDS encoding DUF2452 domain-containing protein has protein sequence MRIEDKDPARHAGIEYPMEVGAPVFAPIKVTEEKDKAVNVARQNAKQEYDRIMEQATVLMKQAKALQSRLDATEMVHAAKFGFNPIHGKTYFLYYDQRNQTNLLLQNGPHDWTCGIPANWNYLMTVKKLGDSTWEQIEETVE, from the coding sequence ATGCGCATTGAAGATAAGGATCCAGCACGGCATGCGGGAATTGAGTACCCGATGGAAGTGGGCGCTCCTGTTTTCGCACCGATTAAGGTAACCGAAGAAAAAGATAAGGCAGTCAATGTCGCTCGTCAAAATGCCAAGCAAGAGTATGACCGCATCATGGAGCAAGCTACCGTTCTCATGAAGCAGGCAAAAGCCTTGCAGTCTCGCCTGGACGCTACCGAAATGGTCCACGCCGCTAAATTTGGTTTTAATCCCATTCATGGAAAAACCTATTTTTTGTATTACGACCAGCGCAATCAAACCAATTTGTTGTTGCAAAATGGCCCACATGATTGGACCTGCGGTATCCCAGCAAACTGGAATTACCTGATGACGGTCAAAAAACTGGGCGATAGCACCTGGGAACAAATCGAAGAAACAGTGGAATAG
- a CDS encoding NAD-dependent epimerase/dehydratase family protein, producing MKIFLVGATGFIGSHFLKHSLAAGHSVTCSVRSPKKADAIRALGASPWEGDLQNQDELSLALIGMDVLIHAAGCRDLTAPADFLLQSNVRLTQTLVGAAATANVAQFIYISAASVVMSKPTALFNVTESAPITPQHYLPYTRSKAIAEASVLAAPQTAMRVVVLRPSFVWGKGDSIDTEIGPASNRGQFGWFSQGHYPFSTCSIANLCDALQRAMQHTQSGGVFNISDREPVDFRVFMTRRLEVSGFQVPTLSVPRKLAWWLGAFTETGWTYLPMPGKPPIVREMVRLMGFPFTVSIERAKRDLGYLGSHSIEAGMSNIASVQERQQGSTQQ from the coding sequence GTGAAGATCTTTCTTGTTGGCGCCACCGGATTTATTGGCAGCCACTTTCTCAAGCACTCTCTAGCCGCTGGCCACAGCGTGACCTGCTCCGTACGCTCGCCTAAGAAAGCGGATGCGATCCGCGCATTGGGGGCATCGCCATGGGAGGGCGACTTACAAAACCAAGACGAACTGAGTTTGGCCCTAATTGGAATGGATGTGCTGATTCATGCGGCGGGCTGCCGTGATTTAACCGCTCCAGCCGATTTCCTTTTGCAGAGTAATGTCCGGTTGACCCAGACACTAGTGGGTGCGGCTGCAACAGCAAACGTAGCGCAGTTTATTTATATCAGCGCTGCATCAGTAGTGATGAGTAAGCCTACGGCACTTTTCAACGTAACCGAGTCCGCACCCATCACGCCGCAACATTATTTACCTTATACCCGCAGTAAAGCCATTGCTGAGGCATCGGTATTGGCTGCACCACAGACTGCCATGAGGGTAGTGGTGTTGCGCCCCAGTTTTGTTTGGGGCAAAGGCGATAGCATCGATACTGAAATTGGCCCCGCATCCAATCGTGGTCAATTTGGCTGGTTTAGTCAGGGGCATTATCCATTTTCAACCTGCTCCATTGCCAATTTATGCGATGCATTGCAACGCGCCATGCAGCACACTCAGTCGGGCGGTGTTTTTAATATCAGCGATCGTGAGCCGGTTGATTTTCGGGTGTTTATGACCAGGCGACTGGAGGTCAGTGGATTTCAGGTACCCACCTTATCTGTTCCACGAAAGCTAGCCTGGTGGCTTGGTGCTTTTACCGAAACGGGCTGGACGTATTTGCCTATGCCTGGAAAACCGCCGATTGTGCGGGAAATGGTGCGTTTAATGGGTTTTCCATTTACGGTCTCGATTGAGCGGGCAAAGCGTGACTTGGGCTATCTGGGAAGCCATTCAATCGAGGCAGGGATGTCCAATATTGCCTCTGTGCAGGAGCGCCAGCAGGGCAGTACTCAGCAATAA
- a CDS encoding MalY/PatB family protein — MPFNFDAPVDRRNSDSIRWDRYASDDVIPLWVADMDFQSPPCVIDALAERVQDGVFGYTHAPDSLRSAIASYMAAHYNWKVDPDWIVILPSVVSGLYTAVRQLTNPAEHILVPQPVYHHLRLACSEGPRAYTEIPLALENDRWVLPWQALDQFRQTNTKLALLCNPQNPGGTVYTQSELLQFAEFCEAHDLLICSDEIHAGLVLDKQVRHIPIASLDQRISMRTVTLMSLNKVFNFPGMGLAWAIAENPRLRAAMQTDLHRTIAEPGLMAYTATMAALRDGEEWRQSLLQYLRGNRDYVAKRLQAMAPLTLAKTEASYLAWIDCSALKCPDPHALFLSFGLALSPGTQFNAPQFVRLNFGTQRALLEQAMDRMALALASVKR, encoded by the coding sequence ATGCCTTTTAACTTTGACGCCCCTGTAGATCGAAGAAATAGTGACTCCATTCGCTGGGATCGCTATGCAAGCGATGATGTCATACCACTATGGGTCGCAGACATGGATTTTCAGTCGCCCCCGTGCGTAATTGATGCACTTGCGGAACGGGTTCAGGATGGTGTTTTTGGCTACACCCATGCGCCCGACTCCTTGCGCAGTGCAATTGCGAGTTACATGGCAGCGCACTACAACTGGAAAGTCGATCCCGACTGGATTGTAATTTTGCCGAGCGTGGTTTCTGGGCTTTACACTGCCGTGCGTCAGCTGACCAATCCAGCGGAACACATTTTAGTTCCCCAGCCGGTCTACCACCATTTACGCCTCGCCTGTTCTGAAGGTCCGCGCGCATACACCGAGATCCCCTTAGCACTCGAAAACGATCGGTGGGTTTTGCCATGGCAAGCGCTCGATCAATTTCGCCAAACCAATACGAAATTAGCGTTGCTTTGCAATCCGCAAAATCCAGGCGGAACGGTCTATACCCAATCAGAGCTACTGCAGTTTGCTGAATTTTGTGAGGCGCATGATTTGCTGATTTGTTCTGACGAGATTCATGCAGGACTGGTGCTAGATAAGCAAGTCCGTCATATTCCGATTGCTAGCCTTGATCAGCGCATTTCGATGCGAACCGTTACCCTGATGTCGCTCAATAAAGTATTTAACTTTCCTGGAATGGGTTTGGCATGGGCTATTGCAGAAAATCCCCGCTTGCGCGCAGCGATGCAAACCGATTTACACCGCACCATTGCAGAACCAGGCCTTATGGCCTATACCGCTACTATGGCAGCACTGCGTGACGGGGAGGAGTGGCGTCAATCCTTACTGCAATACCTACGGGGCAACCGGGATTATGTTGCGAAGCGCCTACAGGCGATGGCCCCACTCACCCTAGCAAAGACCGAGGCCAGTTATTTGGCGTGGATCGATTGCAGCGCGCTCAAATGCCCTGATCCCCATGCGCTATTTTTGAGTTTCGGCCTGGCGCTATCGCCCGGCACTCAATTTAATGCGCCGCAATTTGTTCGACTCAATTTTGGTACGCAGCGCGCACTACTTGAGCAAGCGATGGACCGCATGGCCCTGGCGCTGGCATCCGTAAAAAGATAA
- a CDS encoding BLUF domain-containing protein, which produces MPTPSSDLVELTYVSQPAQEMSFLGLMRLLYHSYMRNQALGITGVLIFEDQRFGQVIEGPANSIDRLWEKIQKDDRHKNVKLINRKTIERRSFLKWTMIFQGNEEIANRLPEVKAAVDQGDFPSDHPLLVALRNEIQR; this is translated from the coding sequence ATGCCAACTCCCTCATCTGATTTAGTTGAATTGACCTACGTCAGCCAACCTGCCCAGGAAATGTCCTTTTTGGGATTAATGCGCCTGCTATATCACTCCTATATGCGCAACCAAGCGCTTGGCATTACTGGGGTTTTGATTTTTGAAGATCAGCGCTTTGGTCAAGTGATCGAAGGCCCGGCCAACTCGATCGATCGCCTGTGGGAAAAGATTCAAAAAGATGATCGCCATAAAAACGTTAAGTTGATTAACCGTAAAACCATTGAACGCCGCAGTTTTCTAAAATGGACCATGATCTTTCAGGGCAATGAAGAAATTGCCAATCGCCTCCCTGAGGTGAAGGCCGCAGTAGATCAGGGCGACTTTCCGAGCGACCACCCCTTACTGGTTGCCCTGCGTAACGAAATCCAGCGCTAA
- a CDS encoding PucC family protein yields the protein MKRISQKLIDTWVHFGPRFLPFADVATDDLPLSRLLRLSLFQVSVGIMLVLLVGTLNRVMIVELKVPASLVAIMISLPLLFAPFRALIGYRSDTHRSHLGWRRVPYMWMGTMLQFGGLSIMPFALLVLSGAGQSSNAPAWIGQLGAAVAFLLVGAGVHITQTVGLALANDLVKEESQPKVVGLMYVMMLVGMIASALIFGELLSEYSPGRLIQVIQGAAIVIMVLNVVALWKQECRDRAKVAAREVNVSFSESWSIFCKGNHAIRRLLAVGLGTMAFTMEDILLEPYGGEILNMSVGATTSLTATLAIGGLLGFGLASHVLGKGYDAFRMAMNGAFVGLPAFLAVILAAPLGSPTLFALGILLIGFGSGLFGHGTLTATMRLAPKKQSGLALGAWGAVQATAAGTAIALGGVIRDLASPFAGAAGGYIVVYIIEIVLLLAAIVVMLPLIKSRFNLATNTA from the coding sequence ATGAAACGCATTAGTCAAAAATTAATTGATACGTGGGTTCACTTCGGACCCCGCTTCTTGCCGTTCGCCGATGTGGCGACCGATGATCTCCCACTCTCGCGCTTATTGCGATTGTCTTTGTTTCAGGTCTCGGTTGGAATTATGTTGGTTTTACTGGTTGGAACCCTCAACCGCGTGATGATTGTTGAGCTAAAAGTTCCAGCATCGCTTGTCGCCATCATGATCTCCTTGCCTTTGCTGTTTGCGCCTTTTCGTGCGCTGATTGGCTACCGATCCGATACCCATCGATCCCATCTGGGTTGGCGCCGAGTGCCCTACATGTGGATGGGCACGATGTTGCAATTTGGTGGGCTATCGATCATGCCGTTTGCGCTCCTGGTTTTGTCTGGAGCAGGGCAGTCTAGTAATGCTCCAGCCTGGATTGGGCAATTGGGCGCTGCAGTCGCTTTTCTGCTCGTCGGCGCTGGCGTACACATTACGCAAACCGTTGGCTTGGCTTTGGCTAACGATCTCGTCAAAGAGGAATCGCAACCCAAAGTGGTTGGATTAATGTACGTGATGATGCTCGTTGGCATGATTGCCAGCGCGCTGATTTTTGGTGAACTTTTATCCGAGTACAGTCCGGGGCGCTTGATTCAGGTGATTCAAGGTGCCGCTATTGTGATCATGGTGCTCAACGTAGTAGCGCTATGGAAACAAGAGTGCCGTGATCGAGCTAAGGTGGCGGCGCGCGAAGTAAACGTTAGTTTTTCAGAGTCGTGGAGTATCTTTTGCAAAGGCAATCATGCGATTCGGCGTTTGCTTGCAGTGGGTCTGGGGACCATGGCATTCACGATGGAAGATATTTTGCTCGAGCCCTACGGCGGTGAAATACTGAATATGAGCGTAGGTGCAACCACCTCGCTGACTGCAACCCTAGCGATTGGTGGGCTATTGGGCTTTGGTTTGGCATCGCATGTTCTAGGCAAGGGCTACGATGCATTTCGGATGGCAATGAATGGTGCGTTTGTTGGTCTACCCGCATTTCTAGCGGTGATTTTGGCTGCCCCCTTGGGCTCGCCCACCCTATTTGCACTTGGCATCCTATTGATTGGCTTTGGCAGTGGTTTGTTTGGGCATGGAACGCTTACCGCCACCATGCGCCTAGCCCCCAAAAAGCAAAGTGGCTTAGCCCTAGGTGCCTGGGGCGCGGTGCAAGCGACCGCTGCTGGGACCGCAATTGCCTTGGGCGGAGTGATTCGGGACCTCGCAAGCCCATTTGCCGGGGCTGCAGGCGGCTACATTGTTGTGTATATTATCGAAATAGTCTTATTACTGGCAGCGATTGTGGTCATGTTGCCGCTGATAAAAAGCAGGTTTAATCTGGCCACAAATACCGCTTAG
- a CDS encoding light-harvesting protein, producing MIYGKMWCVVKPTVGLPLIIGAVAVGSFAVHTMILNNTTWVKAFLNGNASVQAGAPAAAPAAPVAKK from the coding sequence ATGATCTACGGAAAAATGTGGTGCGTAGTAAAACCAACGGTTGGTCTTCCTCTTATCATCGGGGCAGTAGCTGTAGGTTCATTTGCCGTTCACACAATGATTTTGAACAATACAACTTGGGTCAAAGCATTTTTGAATGGTAATGCCAGCGTTCAAGCTGGTGCTCCAGCAGCCGCACCCGCGGCACCTGTGGCGAAAAAGTAG
- the pufB gene encoding light-harvesting antenna LH1, beta subunit produces MSDANKVWPTGLTEDESQELHRSLIQGTQFFGMIAAFAHLLAYIYSPWLK; encoded by the coding sequence ATGTCAGACGCAAACAAGGTTTGGCCTACTGGCCTAACCGAAGACGAGTCTCAGGAGTTGCATCGAAGCCTGATTCAAGGCACACAGTTTTTTGGCATGATTGCAGCATTTGCCCATTTACTGGCCTACATCTATTCACCTTGGCTGAAATAA
- a CDS encoding pirin family protein: protein MILLRKSSDRGYANHGWLKSFHSFSFASYYDPQFMGWGNLRVINEDRIAAGRGFGKHGHRDMEIVSYVLSGALAHEDSMGNVESIPPGDVQRMSAGTGVEHSEFNHAQNQETHFLQIWIEPLKKGVEPGYEQKTISPATKRGTLRLIASHDGEHDSVRINADAKIHAGLFDGAETAKLQLDPARKAYVHLVTGGLMVQGQQLQAGDALMVEGEGMLLFEHGVNAEVLVFDLAP from the coding sequence ATGATCCTGCTTCGAAAATCCAGCGACCGCGGCTACGCTAACCATGGCTGGCTTAAAAGCTTTCATTCATTCTCCTTTGCCAGCTATTACGACCCGCAATTTATGGGGTGGGGTAATTTACGCGTTATCAATGAGGATCGGATTGCTGCTGGCCGCGGTTTTGGTAAGCACGGTCACCGCGATATGGAGATTGTGAGTTATGTCCTTTCAGGTGCATTAGCGCATGAGGACAGCATGGGCAATGTCGAAAGCATTCCACCGGGGGATGTGCAACGCATGAGCGCAGGTACCGGTGTTGAGCACAGTGAGTTTAATCATGCCCAAAATCAAGAAACCCACTTTTTACAAATCTGGATTGAGCCTCTCAAGAAAGGGGTCGAACCGGGGTATGAGCAAAAGACCATTTCACCTGCCACTAAGCGAGGTACTTTACGTTTAATTGCATCGCATGATGGCGAGCATGATTCAGTCCGTATCAACGCCGATGCAAAAATCCATGCAGGCTTGTTTGATGGCGCCGAAACCGCTAAGCTGCAGTTAGATCCTGCACGCAAAGCATATGTTCATCTGGTCACAGGAGGGCTGATGGTGCAAGGTCAGCAGCTACAAGCGGGAGATGCATTGATGGTGGAGGGTGAGGGCATGCTTCTATTCGAGCATGGTGTGAATGCCGAGGTATTGGTATTTGATTTGGCGCCGTAA